In the genome of Cervus elaphus chromosome 5, mCerEla1.1, whole genome shotgun sequence, the window caagctcctagGTGATGCAGATGctgcccacccaccccagtaCCACTCTGAGTAGTAAGTGCTAAGCTGTGAGAACATGGGGTCTTAGAGGAATCACACTTATAGAGAGTGGCAAAAAATAAGGTTGAAAAGGCACCAGGCTAAAgcgtttggattttattctggaGGTGCTAGGAAGTTAAGGAAGGTCCTATCAGGGAGTGTCTGATCAGATTTGTTATTTAAAGGGATCATTTTGGCAACAGTATGAGGTGCCTGGACTGGAGGCAGACAGACTAATTAGGAGTTCGTTGAGAAGTGATGACTTTAGACCCTTATTTAAAGCAACTGAGGGGGCATAGTGAAAAAGAGAATGATTTTTAAGGAGGAAGAATCAGCTGGACGTTGCCACTGACTGAATGTGTAGAGTAAATAAAGAGAGGGACAAAAGTAAGTTGACAAATTAGTAGAGCTCAGGGGACTGGTCATTCTGTGTGTTTCAACATTCCAGCACCCCTTTCTCTCCGGTGCACTTACATCTTCTCTGACAGATCCTCATCCTCTGGGAAGGCCAAGTTCCGCCTAGTGATGAGGGCTTCAGTAATGCACACGCCACTGACTTCCTCTGGATTCTGGGCAAGTTTAGCTGTGAAAAGATGAGTCCAGTTGTTACATTTCCTTGTTCTTCGAGGCCTGACTCTACTGTTAACCAACTGTTCTACCTACCATCTCACCTCCCTACTCACCTCCAGGCATGATCTAAAAGTTGCTGGCTTGCGGAGCGATTGGAACCAAGAGAAGTAGAGCAGCTTGGACAGGCCCTGGAAATAGAAGAATCCAGGGTGGTATGAGGAGAGAGAAGCTCAGAGAATTGGGGGACAGAGGAAGGGGCTTGATTCAGAGCTAATTGTTGGGGTGGGACAGAAGACGAAAGTAAATCGAAGTGGAGGATCTGGAGTTTGTGGGGTGTATAGGGGCTTTCCAGGCGGCCTACAGGGGGATTGTAGGTAGATAGCGGTGCGGACGGATGGAAAGAGCGGTTCGAGGCGTCGTTGCTAGGAGACCGGACGCCTGATGACGCGCCGGGGGGGGCGGGCTCGCAGGTGCCAGGTTCGGCGCAGGCGGATTGCTGCTCCAGCCGGCGGCTCCTCCCCCCACTTCCGGTCCTGGGACTACCCACAATCCTCAGCTCTTTCCGTCGCCCTCATCTCCCGCTCCTTCTTCCGGTGGCGATGGCTGCGGCCGTGGCTGGGATGTTGCGAGGGGGTCTCCTACCCCAGGCGGGTAAGGAGCGGCCCATGTCTTCGCGGCGCGTTGTGGCCGATGCTCTCTACTCGTCTCCCTCCTCTGCTGCTGGTCCTCTCCCCAAATTTCTGATCCCAGACAGCTCCCGATGACTGTAGATATTAATGAGTGATTTTTGAGAACCTTATATGGACCAGGCGCAGTGATaagtactttacatgtattatttcgTTTAAACACTAAAGCAGCCTATGAAGATCGCTGGCTTGATCTAATTTCCTGTGGTTCCAGATGCTGGTAGTAACAGCAACACAGTAGAAGCGTCGGGGACAACTACAGTACTTATTCTCTATCCCCTAGTCCCCCTGCTTTGTTTAGGGTTTTAACCCATTACCCAGTTTTTTCTGCCTCCAGAAATTAAGATCTCAGGCCTCCCGTAGCCACCCTCTGCAAAGAAGATCTCCCCTGTTAAGGCTGTatctgtcaccctgtttattgaCCCCTCCACCTCATCACAAACTGTActtttgcatttgtttgttttctctattaGACTTTAAACTCCATCAAGGCAGAACCGTATTCATTCAGCATAGCCAGCAGGTGGCATGGGGCTTGACATTAGTAGGCATGCTGTagatatttgtttaatgaatgattTTGAGTACCTTATATAGACCAGGCACAGTGATAAgcacatgtattttatttaaatcacaAAGCATCCTATGAAGAAGGCATTCTCTTCCCCTcttcacaggtgaagaaactggtTGAATGGTCAAGGTcacagccagtaagtggcagagaaAGATTGAAAATTGGCTCCatgtgtgtcaattatatcaataaaactgcaaaaatttGGTTCCATCTGATACAGAGTTTGTGTTCTCAACAATTAGGATTTGTGGCCACTAGCAAGAAAACCTCTCACTTCAGCAAAATCTCCATGCTCTGATTATTAGAGCCACCTTCTGACTGAAACTTTCTTTGAGATCCCATCCTAGGCTTGGGGAGTGCTGAAAATGGGAAGCTGTAACCTGAGTCTTTTTGTTGAGAATGAAGGGGTTTCTTTAGCCTTGGTATTTCGAGTGTCCCCCTTGTCTTCTGAGGGGTGCTCTGCAGCAATGCCTGTAAACAAGAAAAGTACAGAGAAGGAAAACTTGTTTGGGAGAAGATATGAGAACAGTATAGCTTTTCTCTCCTGCTTCAAATCCTGGGGGAAGGAGTAGTGCttaaagcagtgattctcaaacttcaaCCATCATCAgtatcacctggagggcttgttaacaCACTGTTCTCTGGGCCCCTCTTCAGAGCTACTGACTCAGGAGATCTAGGACAGGGCCTGAGAActtgtatttctaacaagttcctggGTGATGCTGAtgttggggtgggaggtggtggtAGTGcatactttgagaaccactggcttaaAATTGGCAAATTATGGCAGGACTGGTCAGTGTCTTTTGTCCATAGTTGTATTAGAAACAAGCTGCATCTGTTTGTTTACATAGTGACTATGGCTGCTTCCACGAtacagtggcagagttgagtagtagCGACAAACCATATAGCTCTCAAACATAACATTTTTGTTTGGTCACTTAAGAGAAAGTTTGTTCaactctttccttttaaaaatgtgtttgaaataCTTTCTCCTTTGTTCCtgttttttcctcatttctgtgCATAAAGAAGAGCTGGAGAAGTGGGATCCTCCAGGATGAAACACATGAGCTAAGGTCACccattaaagagaagaaaaggtttGGGGATTCAGGCTTTCCAGCAGACAGTTCCTTGTTCCACTCAATGCCAAGGCTAGCTTTGTGAGCTCCATGCATAGAGGGTGGATTCTTTGTCTCTGGAGCAGACTAAGGCTTCCAAGAGGCTACATCTCACCACATGGCCCTTTTTTTCTCCCAGGCCGGCTGCCCACCCACCAGATTATCCGCTATGGCTCCAAGGCTGTTACCCGCCACCGTCGTGTGATGCACTTTGAGCGGCAGAAGCTGATGGCTGTGACTGAGTATATTGCCCCCAAACCTGTTGTCAACCCAAGATGCCTGCcgtcccctcccagccccccgcAGGAGGTGAGGAGGAGGCTGGGCATGTCGCCTGGTGGTGGGATGGTGGATTAAAGTGATCTTGTCTCTGTGGCCATAATGAAGTAGCACTCCAGGACATGGTCATCCACATTGTTACTTCCCCACTTTGATCCCAGAGTTCAGATCCTTTAAAATGAAATCTGCCCTTGATTCTCTGTTGGCCTCTTGGACTCAGTGGATTGGACAGGTGTGGGTTTCCTTCATTCTTGTCTTCAAAAATGTGTGCTTGAAACTCTCCACATAGGTGAGGAAAAGAGAGAACATCCCACCGATCTTGAAGCTTCCAGGTTTTCTTAGAGGAACAATACAAAGTTTTTGGTCCttgaaaaaggacagaaagatcAGTGGAGTATTGCTAACTTGATGGTGGTTCTCAATTCCCCAAGTTGtcaactttgagaaacactgtcttGAGAAAGTGAAGTCTTGTTCTGTGAAAATACCTCAATTTTGAATCAACACTGCAAAAGAGTAATCTTGTATTTAAATTGATAAAAGAATTCAACACGAGAACAGTGTCAGAGGGCTAATTAAGTAATTTTGACAATATTATTATCAAAATAACATTAGCTGGGTCAGACTGTTGTCCATTTCAAAGGGACTGAGTGTTCTCAGGTTTTAAAAACACTGTTCTaggcacatggaactctgttcaatgatATGTGCTAACCTGGATGGAAGAGGGGTTTGGGGAAGAGTggctacatatatatgtatgggtgAGTCTCTtcgctcttcacctgaaactaccacaacagtGTTAATCAGCTGCACTCCAATACAACATAAAAAGTTTaacgtttgaaaaaaaaaaaaaagtttaacgtttgaggggggaaaaatgctGTTCCAGGgcatttcctggcagtccagtggttagaactctgcgcTTTAACTGCCAAAGGCTtgagttcagtccttggttggggcactaagatcccacaagccgcatgGTGCCATCAAAAGATGATAGTATcaaattgtaaaataataaaaatactgctCTGAAACCTGCAGTTATCAAATGGAAATGAAAGGGTGGAGTGAGAGAACGTGTCTCTGAGAGTCAGGGGCCCGGTTCTCCTTGCTGTGCCCTAATCGTCACTTGGGCATCAATGGGAGCTCCGGCACCCATCCCTGAGGGAGTAAGGAGTACTAGAAGGGGCAGCTTATGTCCCCTCGGTCCTCCCTTCTTGACCTCAGGAGACAGGCCTCATCCGGCTCCTCCATGGGGAGATAGCCGCAGTTTTCCGAGACAACCGAATGATAGCTGTCTGCCAGAACGTGGCTATGAGCGCAGAGGACAAGCTTCTCATGCGACACCGGCTACGGAAGCACAAGATCCTGATGAAGGTCTTCCCCAACCAGGTAGGGAACGGACTCTCATTCCCCACCTTGTTCCCCACCCGATCCACCCCCATGTCAGACCGCAGCATCTCTCCCCAGAAGTGGCATTCCCAGCCCCCTTACATGGCCGCTCTCTAGTCCGGGGCCTGAACTGTGTTAGGGGTTGAGGAGACCTTCATTAGCTTGAGCCCACAGCCTGGTGTGGCCTGTGACCAACGTGGGTGACTCTTCCTGCTACTCGACCCCAGTAAGCCCTTCTCTTCTGCCGGTCCAGATCCTAAAGCCCTTCCTGGAGGATTCCAAATACCAAAACCTGCTGCCCCTTTTCGTGGGGCACAACCTGCTGCTGGTCAGTGAAGAACCCAAGGTCAAGGAGATGGTGCGCATCTTGAAGAGTGTGCCTTTCCTGCCGCTGCTGGGTGAGCAGTCAGTTGGCCGCGGGGCTGAAGTGGAGTGGGTGCTCCTGCAGCCTGGTGTCACTTTCAGGGCTTGTGTGGGTAACGCTGTGGCTGTGCTTGGAGGGGACCCCTTCTCACAATGGGGCCTGCCTCTGTCACTCTGGGGAGGGGGCGTTCAGACACCTGGAGTCTAGTCAAGgggtgttttgttgtttgtttagtcactaagtcgtgtctgactattttgcgacctatggactagagcccaccaggctcttctgtctatgggaattcccaggcaagaatactggagtgggttgccatttcctcctccaggggatcttccagacccaggggttgaacccgggtctcctgcattagcgggtggattctttaccattgagccaccagggaagtccagtaaggGGGTGGGTGTTGAGACCCACACAGATGAAGATACTTAAACAGGCCAAGGGAAGGGGGCTGAGGTTCAGGATtcctctgatgctgagaaacccTGAAGGTGCTTCTTTTAGAGAATGCTATCTGTTGGTGGGGCAGGAATCTGTGTATATAATAACAGATAATACAAATTCCACCCCCGCCTCCATCAACACACACTCAATGGTTCTTCAAGGAAGTTTAGGAGGAAACACTGATGTTGTGGGGATTACGTAATACATGGAAGGGTTTTCCAGGAAAAgttaggaaggagaggaggggactGATCTGAAACattgggagtggggtgggacaCAGGTGGAGACTGGACTTGGGGGATGGCTGGGAGGTAGAAAAGGGCGGTGGAGAGCAAATTCCTAGGGggagcccattgtctttgaagaGGAAAATCGTGTGTGGGAGCCTCGCTGATCCTGTGTCCTTCTAGGTGGCTGCATTGACGACACCATCCTCAGCAGGCAGGGCTTCATCAACTACTCCAAGCTCCCTAGCCTGGCCCTGGCACAGGGGGAGCTGGTGGGAGGACTCACCCTGCTCACAGCCCGGACGCACTCTCTGCTTCAGCACCACCCCCTCCAGCTGACTGCCCTGCTGGATCAGTACACCAGACAGCAGCACGAGGGGGACGCCGTCCTGCCAGCCAGCGCGCAGCCGGGTCCTCCCAACCCTGTTCAGGACTCGTAGCCAGCCTCCTGCACCCAGCCGGCCCATAAATACACTCTGCCCTGTTGGCTGTTGGAGACATGGGGGACGTAGGCTGGGGAGTGGCGTTGTTCCCTGGTTTTTACTGACAGTGATCTCTTCCAGTACATGGCCACCCAGAGATGTAGGGGAATTCCATTTCAGAATGGAGGCTTGTAATCAGTATGTTTGTTACTAGTT includes:
- the MRPL10 gene encoding 39S ribosomal protein L10, mitochondrial; this translates as MAAAVAGMLRGGLLPQAGRLPTHQIIRYGSKAVTRHRRVMHFERQKLMAVTEYIAPKPVVNPRCLPSPPSPPQEETGLIRLLHGEIAAVFRDNRMIAVCQNVAMSAEDKLLMRHRLRKHKILMKVFPNQILKPFLEDSKYQNLLPLFVGHNLLLVSEEPKVKEMVRILKSVPFLPLLGGCIDDTILSRQGFINYSKLPSLALAQGELVGGLTLLTARTHSLLQHHPLQLTALLDQYTRQQHEGDAVLPASAQPGPPNPVQDS